CACCTCGTCGCTCGAGGGCGGGACTCGCGGCGAACCCCCGTAGTCGGCTTTGGCCGGCCGGTTGAACTCGTCGATCGGCTGGACCACCACTGTGCCGGTGAGGGCGTGGATGTCGCCCTGGTAGCGGCCGACAACAAAGTCAAAGAAGCGGCCCAGAGTCCAGGCCTTTGCCTGCACCGTCGACTTGGCTTGCCCGCGGTCTCGCCGCAGCCACACCAGATACCGGTCCGCATCCTCAGGCGTGGCCGTCCACACCGGTCGGCCGAGGAAGCGAATGAACTCGAAAACGATCGTGCGATCCACCGAAACGTGACGATCGGTCACACCCGCACCTGCGGCCGCCAGCGAGAACTGGTCGACAAGCTCCTGCTCGAAATCCTCAAGCTCCTGCGGCGACCGCAAGCTACGAGCCGTGCCCAACGACCGAACCACCGCCAACGACATCGCCACCTCACTTCACCCAGACCGACACACCGTCATGAATCCCGAAAAATAGCCGGGAATCCCGAAGGACTGTCGGATTTTCTCACGAGACGAAGGGTGGGCGACGGGCCTGTGAGTTGCCGCTTCCAGGGGGGAGACATGAGATGAGAACTCAAAGCACTTCCTACAAATGCCGGAGCCAGCCCATGAATGAGCGCGGAGCGGTCTCCACTTTCCTGGCAGTCATAGCTCTCGCCCTCCTGATGGCTGCAGGGCTCGCCATCGACGGTGGCCGCAAGGTCAACGCCCTCAGAGAGGCAAGCCAATTGGCCGACAACGCTGCCCGGGCGGGCGCCCAAGGCGTCGACCTCGACACCCTTCGCACAACCGGCGACCTGACCCTCCAACCCGCCGATGCAGCCGATCGAGTCGACCAATACCTGACATCCCTGGGGCACACCGCAACTGAGATCTCCGTGGTCGGCGACACCATCACCGTCACCGTCGAGCTCACCGTCGATCCCGTCCTCCTTCCCACCGGAGCGATCACCGTTACCGCTACGGAGACCGCAGCCGCCATCACCCAGGAGCCATGATGCGACACCTCAACAACATGATCCGCGGCGTCGGAGCCCTCATCATCGTTGTCGCGTTCATCATTGGAGTTCCCACCGGTTTGGTCGCATATGTGGGATGGCCACTGCCCACCAGCCTCCCAACCCCCGACCAGATCCAACTCGCTTTCCGGAGCGGGATTGACCCGCAACTCCTCATCAACGCCTTGGCCGTGATTGTCTGGATCGTATGGGCCCAACTCGTCGCGACCCTCGCCACCGAGGTCGTCGCGGCTGTCCGAGGCAGAACCGCCCGCCGCCTACCCGTCCTACCAGGACTGCAGCCGGCTGTCGCTCAGCTCGTCGCTGCCATCACGCTCGCCGCCGCCACTCTCGGTCCGCTCCGCGCCGTCCCAGCCACGGCGACTCCACTTCCAGCCGAATTCACTCTGGCGTCAAGCTATCCGGCCGTGGACCTGGGTAAAGAGACATCGAGGCCTGGATGGGCCGAGTCCCCCCAGCCGCAAAAGGCCGAATCCCACCGACCCACATACCAGGTGATGCGCCACGACACGCTATGGAGCATCGCCGAGACCACCCTCGGAGACGGTCGACGATGGACCGAGATCCGGGCACTCAATGAAGGACGGGCCATGCCCGACGGCCACAGCTTCGCAGAGACCACAAATGATCTCACCCCCGGCTGGCTGCTCGTCCTACCGGACGACGCAAGCACTCCCAACGAAGACGATGCGAAAGCGGCCGCAAGCGTGGTCACCGTGGCACCAGGAGGCAACTTCTGGACGATTGCCGAGGCCACCCTCACAACCGCGTGGGGGCGTCCACCCACCGAGTCCGAAACATCCGAGTATTGGCGGCCCCTCGTCGACACCAACCGAGAACGGCTGGTGCCACCGTACGACCCCGACCTCATCTACCCGGACCAACGATTCGAACTGCCCCCCATCCCCACCGACTCCCAGGCCGACTCAGGCGAGCCAACGGTGTTGGATCAGCATCAGGAGCAGGGAGTCGCCGAGGCCACCGTCGAAGCGGGTGACAGCTTCTGGAGCATCGCTGAGACGGCCCTTTCTGACGCATGGGACCGAACCCCCACCACCACAGAAACCACCCGCTACTGGAACACCCTCGTCGATGTCAACCGGGACCGGCTTGCGCCACCTCACGACCCGAATCTCATCCACCCCGGCCAGAGATTCGGGCTGCCGGCCATCCCCAACGACCCCCACAACCCCGCCGAACCCGACACCGGGCTCGAAACCCCCGCCCCGCCCGAAACCGCACCTTCACCTCCAGACAAGCCCGACACCGCCCCGACCACCCTTCCGCCCGACCTCCCAGCTGCAACAACGCTGCCCAACCCGAACGCCAACACGACAACGCCGACCGACCCCACCGATAGCCACGAGCCGCCTGAGCCAATCACCCAGCCTGATGGAACGGACGCTGCCGACGACCTAGACGACGGGAATCTCGCCGGCGAGCTGCTCCCCGTTGCCAGCACCCTCGCAGGCCTCGGAATCCTCGCAGCCGGGATCGTCGCCCTCCTCCGCCGGCTCCGAACGGCACAGCTGAGGCACCGCCGACCCGGCACCATCCCCACACCCCCGCCCCCGGACGCCGCCACAGCCGAGGCAATGATCCGAAGTGCCGCCGCCCCCACCGCCACCGAGTTCCTCGACCTCGCCTTACGCGCCATGGCCCGAGACGTCATCGCCTCCCACATCCCGCCACCACAAGTCGTCGGTGTCCACCTCACCCCCGACATACTGCGAGTGCTCTTGTGGACCCCACACCAAGAACCACCCCCCGGCTGGCAGATCGACGACGAAGGACGCAGCTGGACCATTCCCACCGACACCGACATCGACAGGCTCCGCGACAAAGCCGCCGGTGTGCCAGCGCCCTACCCGGCGCTGGTCACCGTCGGACACGGAGACCACACCCAGCTCCTCCTCGACCTCGAATACCTCGGAGCCACCCAGATAACCGGCAACCCCGACGACGTCACAGCCACCTGCTACACGATGGCCACCGAGCTCGCCACCAGCCCCATCGCCGACGAACTCCAGATCATCTGCATCGGATTCGGGACCGACCTCAACCACCTCGAACGCATACATGCAGTAGACGACCTGAGCGAGATCCTGCCCACGCTCGCAGCCAAAGCTGCAGCGGCCGCTCGGGTCGCATCCCCATCGCCTCTGCACGGTCGGATCTCGTCGGTAGGCGATACCTGGGAC
The sequence above is drawn from the Acidimicrobiia bacterium genome and encodes:
- a CDS encoding pilus assembly protein TadG-related protein; this encodes MNERGAVSTFLAVIALALLMAAGLAIDGGRKVNALREASQLADNAARAGAQGVDLDTLRTTGDLTLQPADAADRVDQYLTSLGHTATEISVVGDTITVTVELTVDPVLLPTGAITVTATETAAAITQEP
- a CDS encoding LysM peptidoglycan-binding domain-containing protein, producing MMRHLNNMIRGVGALIIVVAFIIGVPTGLVAYVGWPLPTSLPTPDQIQLAFRSGIDPQLLINALAVIVWIVWAQLVATLATEVVAAVRGRTARRLPVLPGLQPAVAQLVAAITLAAATLGPLRAVPATATPLPAEFTLASSYPAVDLGKETSRPGWAESPQPQKAESHRPTYQVMRHDTLWSIAETTLGDGRRWTEIRALNEGRAMPDGHSFAETTNDLTPGWLLVLPDDASTPNEDDAKAAASVVTVAPGGNFWTIAEATLTTAWGRPPTESETSEYWRPLVDTNRERLVPPYDPDLIYPDQRFELPPIPTDSQADSGEPTVLDQHQEQGVAEATVEAGDSFWSIAETALSDAWDRTPTTTETTRYWNTLVDVNRDRLAPPHDPNLIHPGQRFGLPAIPNDPHNPAEPDTGLETPAPPETAPSPPDKPDTAPTTLPPDLPAATTLPNPNANTTTPTDPTDSHEPPEPITQPDGTDAADDLDDGNLAGELLPVASTLAGLGILAAGIVALLRRLRTAQLRHRRPGTIPTPPPPDAATAEAMIRSAAAPTATEFLDLALRAMARDVIASHIPPPQVVGVHLTPDILRVLLWTPHQEPPPGWQIDDEGRSWTIPTDTDIDRLRDKAAGVPAPYPALVTVGHGDHTQLLLDLEYLGATQITGNPDDVTATCYTMATELATSPIADELQIICIGFGTDLNHLERIHAVDDLSEILPTLAAKAAAAARVASPSPLHGRISSVGDTWDPIIIFHPTADAPDEANRVLITAHAGRGVAAVVGYPTGDRWRLHVEDDTVRVDPLGQTYARRNLTLTEQTAVADLVTAAKDLDGLPPELTTDPLLLNEAVDDVLTSTDETIEPTLFAEEETAGEELPAQVPEMKVLGTLRVEGIDGRFALRRCTELVAYLTFHRGGVEADTLMEALWPEQRPDYQRLNRHTYRARTTLGLGPDGEPYLPYVADGIYRISPHLQSDIEKFTGHIRQADRTSGADQAHQLRAALELVEGTPFTGAGNAYIWAHTDGIITHTIVAIDNAAHRLAQHALANDDPAEATWAARRGLVATGACEHCYRNLMRAAAAEGNQVALEAVYSELLAVVDADEGPDASSFLDSETIELYERATRRGRRQVG